The Lepisosteus oculatus isolate fLepOcu1 chromosome 28, fLepOcu1.hap2, whole genome shotgun sequence genome includes the window AATGAGTTCAATCAGTTTTACCCCACTGCTAATGGCAAGAATGGGGATATTCCTTTACCTGGCAGAACTCCAACTTTTACATTCAATGGATTGAAGAAGAAGTGGTGTGGTCCTTTAGGCCAGCTCCATCTTCATTTTGTGGAATGTTATGAACAGCAGAGATTGctagaaaaagagagaaaaaaggtaAACATTGTAtaaattgtttcttttattatataCCTGTATGATATCAACAAATCCATATAACCAAACTAAATTGGTGGGAAACATAAATCCAATACATTAAAGAATGAACTTTAAAGTGCCATTGATATTCTCCTTTTTTAGCAGAATACTGAATTATTCTAACTGGTCAGTACATCTTTTTTTGTAGAAAAGATGGACTTTAGATCATTGAGTCTCCTTCAAAAGACATAACACAAATGATTTATGGACAGGAATTAAGGTTTAGTTGTATGTTTATTCTGCTTCACCCTCGTGAGCTTTAGTGATCAAGTTTCACTCACTGTGGAGCTTTTAGAATTTACGAATCTAGCCACCTTACTTCTCCTTGATGTCCATGAGCAGTAGATTACTTGGTAAAtttgttatttgtgttttttaagcaTGCtgattcataaaatattttcatttaaaaaatactcaaaAGTTATGATAAAATTGTTCTTTGTGGttcttcttccttttcttaACAGACTGAAAACGTTCTTGCTGGGAGCTATCCAGGGATGAGAATCTCGGCTGTTaacagcagctcctttccaaatcATCTCCCTAATACTTTACACATCCATAATCTTATTGTGGACCTGTTGAATGAGATAACAGAGGTTTGTTCCGTGTAACACCcttaagtgttttttatttcatgagGAATAACAACTTCCAAGAAACAGACACTTTGGGAATGTTGATtgagtatttttcttttaaccttGTCTTTCACCAAAGAGAAGATTGCACTGGAATATAAGCTATAAAAATGAGACTTTAACCTTTAATCACTTAATTTACAACATTGATTCAACCAATAATtgagtttgttgtttgtttttcataagGTTATAGGCCTTTTAAGAAAAATGGAGCATCTTATTGGCGTCCCTTTGCATGCTAATATCAATGCTGCACTTGAAGAACATCTTGAAGTTATTGATGAGGCACAGCAAAGGATGGAATTAATTCACTCATCAAATCAGCAGCTGAAGGGACCTCCAAGATTCAGAGAAGATAACGGTATTAAAGACTCCAGTGACATTTAATGTGGGAAAATAGTCTAAGATCTAATTTGTATAATATAAATCTATCATTACAGTTATATGAATTGGAAGTCTAAATGGGATAGTTTAGGTATTGACCTTTCAATTtccttagtttattttttttaaactgcgtTTATACATGTTTGTTAATCCTGTTATTTTGACATCATCTGGAAACTTTTCAGGTTTACTAACTATACCAAAATCATTTCAAACATATCCAAGTTAGTCCCAGGAACACAGAATCCATAGAGAAATATGAACCAGATGACAAAAATGGAAACTTAGGCCTTTGAAAGAGCTGGGTGAGAGGAAGCAGCCTAGCCATGTTATCAAATATAATACTATTTGCTCTTTTAAGAATCACCTGGACAAGATCCAGTATCAGCTATAAATGAAACAAGCCTGAGAAAatctttgacttttctgttttattattcttatataaaaatgtatttgttttgtttttcctcttttagATATATTGCTTCTGGCTGCAGCAGTGAAGAACATGGGTTTGGCTACAAGAAAGTCCCGCACAGCTCTTTGGTCTGCACTGCAAATGACGCTGATACAGATTTGAAGCACAAGTAAAAGGAGAGGTACAGAATGAAGGTGTCCTGCAGGGACTCGCAAACCCCAGAGAGGACGACCATAACAGCACTGTCTTATTGTGTAATTCTGAAAACCTTGGAACATAATCATGCATATTTAGATCACAAACTCTAAATTGGATCACGTtttcaaataaagaaatgtgTGAGCTCTCATGTTTCAGTCCTTGCAGTTTTGGAACATGACATTGTGGTTTCATCTTTACATGACTCAAAAGTTGAGTTCTATTTGCTGTGCCAGTAGGGCATTACTATTTAAAAATCCATAACTTTGGAATAATTCAAGACAGAAAGTTTTGTGTTCTATTTAAGTTGCAAagataatatattaaaaatataaaaagattcatttttaaaatgttaaaagtgaTATGTAGCATTGTTGAGTGATtttctataaaaatacaaattttggtATGGTTTTGTATATGCATTTTGGTATATGTTTTGTGTCAACCAAACAACATGATAAGAAGTGTAAACTTAAATCTGAAACATAAGAATTCTGATGCAAACCAAGAATTTAACCCAGTAtggaaatttatatttttaaggtTAGAATTTTGATGTGATCAGTAGCCATAGTCTTtgttaaatatgtaaataaattaGGTTGTTGATTATGTTGGATTTTGTGTCCTGGTCTTATttaatgactatccagaacaaatgaaatcagtaaaatgaaaaaaaaaaacttacatggTACTTGGATTAGGTCCCTTAATACAGTAGCAGACAGAACATTCTCAACTGTAGTGTAATAcctatttgaaaatatattgaaaaagtcaattaaaatgtacactgaatAAATTAATAGCATAACTCTCTTAGTAAAGAGCAATTTCATATCAATCTGACTtcaacataaaaagaaaataacattaatttGAAACTAAATTGACTTCCATATGAATAGGGTTACTTGTGCTTGCGGGGTAATTTTGGCCCAAAACTGCTACATTCATTCATCAAGTTTACAGATCATCAAAGGTATGATTACCTCTGGAGACAAATATAAGATGATAATGATGCCACAGTAAGTTAAACCATAGGTAAAACAATGTAATGATTGATCATgtgctgttttattaacaggACTCTACCATTGCCAAATAAACAGAgtaattttcaaagaaaacttCTATTGGACATCTACATTGTTTCTTGCTGCCTTTATTGAACATAAAACTGTCACAGCACAGGAAGCAAATATGTTTGCATTGGAATTAAACCCTTGAAAATCAGTCTGTTAAATTCATTACGTAAAAGAACATTCTAATTTGCTGTTGAGGACTGGCTATTTTATATCTCTTCTTCTTCATAACATAATTCATGAAACCTGGTAAATCTGGacatttgcaaaatatttgTGGTGTCTTACATGTGGAAACCTTTGCAACAGAGGTAGTAGAGTTGAGGAATTGTGTATATTTTGATGGAAGTGCAGATCAGACTTCTTAAATTCAAAAAGACAGAGACAGTGAAAGACcaaggatgtgtttttttttcccaaaagccatataaacatttaaaagcaaaaatgccCCTCAGGGTCAATAGTCTAGTCTATTTAAATTGTTAGCATTCACTAGGGATGTCTGCAATTCAGTGATTTTCTATATGTATAACTGAGGTTCACAGAGACTTTAATTGTCCTAGAATTGCTTAAATCAAATAATGCTGAAACTAACATTGCCAAACCTACGACCCTTGTTACTAGctactgatagtaaaaaacttgaCACCTCTCCCTCTATTTTCATTACAAAAATGTTAGATTAAGATAATATGCTAAGTAAAatactttatacattttttactaaaaatataaaatggcaTTATAATGGATGCTTTACAATAAATTAATGTCTGATGTGCAGCTATTTCTTCATTCGTGAACCTTTAAATTGATTTTGTCCTTGGTTAGTGCTTAAATGATGACTATAATAATACTTAGGCTATTATATGAACAGACCAAAAGCTTCCCAGTACTtacatctttattttaaaaaaagtttaaaccaAAACCTTATGTGTccaatttaatatattgttgcaAAATCATAAGGTGTTTCCTATCAATTACAGCAGTAAACGTACACTTCGCTTCTGTAAAAATGCAAGATTTCTGAACAAAAAACTCTTCTCTTCCAGGTGGGATAAATCTTTCTTTGGGTGTATGAAATTTCTTTTCAGTCAAATTTTGGCATAGTGAATAAAAAAAGCTTGCAGAAATTATCTAAAGTATTTACAAtacaacacaaatgtgttgtaaTTACAGCAGCTGATTTGGAGACCTTGCAGATATTCAGTAGCCAGAAGATATGCAGGTGATATCTGTAATTTGAATATTTCAGCCAATCATTTATTTGAGCCTGGACATCAAACATCCCAACTTTATATAGCAATCTACTGAGAGAAACCATGGAAAATGTAACAGTATTTGATCTGAGGGTATTCTAAAACCTATcctttttaacaatttaaagaAATCAACTGAAAACTTAGCATGACTTGATGACATAAATATTGATCACTTTCAAGACCTAAAAGTTCtaattcagatgtgcattattCCTTACCCATAAACTGACTGAAATGTAAGCAAAATAAAGCAGCATTAATTTTTAACTTATTCCACTTTATCACCTGTATTAACTCCCCTGTGTTGTCTTTGACCTGTTCAGTTCTCCCCAGTTCACCTGAGCTTTTAAAAACTAACTTTCTGGGAAAAAACTATTTTCCATTTCACTACCAATCATTTGAATTTTCAAAGTGGTGAGGAAAAACAACCTTCCATTATCTAAATATTCAATATACAAAccacaatgttttttattgcaaaacCACTTTAACCAAATGCACAGAGAGCCTTTTCAGATTTCCAACTAATTTCTTTTATGGGGTCACTGGCTGTCCTAAATAAATATCTGTTGGCATGTTTTAAGGCTTTTGTGTATTTCTGCTTTATTTCCTAATAGATTTCAAAcaatcaaagttttttttttgcttactaCTAACTCCAATGGGAAAATGAAAACAGGCGAAATAGCCTAAGCTCTGAAGGCAAATGCAATTGGtcaggattgtttttttttggttgaatGAAACACAAATCCAAGGAGTTAAAAGCTCAGCTGCGTCCTGACAGAAAATGTGCCGTTGTATTCAGGATCAAATCCAAAAGCCAGATTCTTATCTCTTCCGTTCTCCTTTCTGTGTCCGCTTCTTTTCCTTCTCCTTCCTCTCCTGCTTGGCAAGTTTATCCTTCTCCCTCTGCACCTTGTCCTGCTCTCTCTTCTTCTGGGAGTCTTCCCGGGCTTTTTCCCTCTCCTGCTTCTTTGCATTCATTACGTCTACCAGGTTGGTGTTCTTAAACAGGGCTGAATCTCTTGTTAAGGAATACTTACTCTTCCTCTGCCAGGTCATCTGTCTTTAACTGCAGTATTATCACAGCAGTCTGTGCCCAATGAAGACATCGTCAACTTACTGGACTAGTCATTGAAACTAGTGGCTTGCAGTATCTTCTGCATTTGGCTTCTTGTACATCTATGCAAGAGACATGAAAGTCTCTCTGGGTTGTCTTTCAAATAAAAGCCTTTTGACACTCGAGCCACAGAGTTTCCTAACCTCATTTCCCTACGTACATCCTAATCATTCCCTTCAGAGGCACTGCTCCTGAAATCAATACTGCGGTAAATCCGCGTGAAGACTTTCAAAGACACGAAAGCTGAAAAGGATACATTTGTTGCTGTCAAAAGTGGAAGCTGCTCCAGTCTCCTCCTCTTCTGCAGCTTCAGTGGTAATGTTAAAGAAACGAATGGAAGGATTTAGTACATTCTGAcgcattttccattttaaagtaCAGATCCAAcctcttaatttattttaaatggtgaaaatgaacatttcacAGCCTAAGACATGAAATGGAAGAATGTACTGCGTTAACTCAAAGTGTGAGACAGACCTAGAACCATAAAGCAGAGTTTTAAATGAACTGTGGTTTCATTTTTCAGGTATAACATTGCTGGATTTGAAATGATTGACCTGGGAAGACTTCACTACACAAATACTGGaaattacaatataataatCATCAGATTTATTATgacgaaataaaaaaaatcatctaaCAAATGGCAGTCTTGATGTGTTGATAGACACACTTGGACTGTACACAGTTGTCAGATGGGAGGGGTGAAACaccaaccagaggacacaaggaTGACCACTTAGCACAGAGAACAAGAGGCACTTTCTTTATCGAAAGCGTTGTGAAAGTGTGAAAGATGTTGAAGCTGGTACCTTGTTTCCCCTTACAtatcagctggatgagatcttgggatcaattaactattaactcgatgggctgaatggcctcatcTCGTTTGTAACCTCTCATGCTCTAGATTCTTTCCAAAAGGGCCAAAACTGAACACTTCACTTTTCAGTTCTAAGCTGCAAGTCTGTATCATTTTGCTCCACTGTAAGAGCTCTGATCAAGAGCCCAATCTGAACACACAGCTCCTGCAGAGGTTCATGTCTTTGCACCTTTGTTTTTAGTTCCTGTTGGAATGCAAGTCTGAAAACACGAAGAAAAGCTGAGAAGCTCTGGATTCACAGGCCAGCATAGAAAAATGCTATCATGTGGGGCTAAAGGATATTCCTCATCGTCTGTGATGTTGCTGTACTGGGCGAGAAGAGCCTGCTTCCTTTTCTTCTCCTCTTCCGACACTTCTCTCTGCTTGACCACGATCTGTGCCTGTTTCTCAATCATGTCGGCAATCGCTTGCAGCTCTGCAGACAAGGTATGGATGATTAAAACTGACCTGTAACACATACCCTCCAGTGGCAGCCTGGGACTGCAGTT containing:
- the ccdc43 gene encoding coiled-coil domain-containing protein 43, with the protein product MRKGCPSSVPGPRRAKMAAPRGAAGEFESWLGSRLDALEVDRDVYGVYILGVLQEEESEEEKMDALRGILSAFLEEDALENVCREIVKHWTESSALSAAENKSSDELQAIADMIEKQAQIVVKQREVSEEEKKRKQALLAQYSNITDDEDEAAEEEETGAASTFDSNKSLFKNTNLVDVMNAKKQEREKAREDSQKKREQDKVQREKDKLAKQERKEKEKKRTQKGERKR